A stretch of Spirochaetota bacterium DNA encodes these proteins:
- a CDS encoding ABC transporter permease: MVKNKKKFGVLIGVLIELGEFGAYSLRILKGFSTILKYRKEFLLQVVHIGISAMPIICIASFFMGAITGIQMGAAINYVISGSASLVSGGVVIALVREMIPVLTALVVVSRICSSVTAEIGSMVVTEQVDALRVMSINPEEYIGVPRVLTGMITVPIIGTIAILIGIIGAWISMLLIHDVPTYSFFQSGLSILILRFYIESFFKLTIFGLILLLIATFYGFRTVGGSAGVGNATVKAVVVGTGTTILVDYVVGTFFLML; encoded by the coding sequence ATGGTAAAGAACAAAAAAAAATTTGGAGTATTAATTGGAGTATTAATTGAACTGGGTGAATTTGGTGCCTATTCTTTAAGAATCCTCAAAGGTTTTTCTACTATACTTAAATATAGAAAAGAATTTTTACTCCAAGTAGTCCATATTGGTATCTCAGCAATGCCTATTATTTGTATAGCTTCATTTTTTATGGGTGCAATAACAGGAATTCAAATGGGTGCTGCTATTAATTATGTTATTAGTGGTTCTGCTTCTCTAGTAAGTGGAGGAGTGGTGATAGCTCTTGTTCGTGAAATGATACCTGTACTTACAGCTTTAGTTGTTGTAAGTCGTATTTGCTCTTCTGTTACTGCTGAAATAGGGTCCATGGTTGTTACAGAGCAAGTTGACGCTTTACGGGTTATGTCTATAAATCCTGAAGAATATATAGGAGTGCCTCGTGTTCTTACAGGAATGATTACAGTACCTATAATAGGTACTATTGCTATTCTTATAGGTATTATAGGAGCTTGGATTTCAATGCTTCTTATTCATGATGTACCTACTTATTCATTTTTTCAAAGTGGATTATCTATTTTGATTTTACGATTTTATATTGAATCTTTTTTTAAATTAACAATATTTGGTTTGATCTTACTTTTAATAGCAACTTTTTACGGATTTCGTACTGTTGGTGGATCAGCAGGTGTTGGTAATGCTACAGTTAAAGCTGTTGTTGTTGGTACAGGCACTACTATTTTAGTAGATTATGTTGTTGGTACTTTTTTCTTAATGTTGTAG
- the rpsF gene encoding 30S ribosomal protein S6, with product MGYGPKGGNMSRKYEIAFLLRESEYVVAIERIKTALGKANTELVSENNTMGVRELAYVIVQNREKFTRGYYYFVDINAIPEQLVVFEEAIKYDQGIIRHMVVLDS from the coding sequence ATGGGCTACGGTCCGAAAGGAGGAAATATGTCTAGAAAATATGAAATAGCTTTTCTTTTGAGAGAAAGCGAATATGTTGTTGCTATCGAGCGTATCAAGACGGCGCTGGGTAAAGCAAACACTGAACTTGTGTCAGAAAATAATACAATGGGAGTCCGAGAGTTAGCGTATGTCATTGTACAAAATCGTGAAAAATTCACTCGTGGATATTATTATTTTGTTGATATTAATGCAATTCCCGAACAACTGGTGGTTTTTGAAGAGGCTATCAAATATGATCAAGGTATTATCAGGCACATGGTAGTCTTGGATTCATAA
- a CDS encoding single-stranded DNA-binding protein, producing the protein MAWDINRVVLVGRLSNDVELRYTPSGAAVARFGIAVGGRPSKDGQDSVSFFTIVVWNKAAETANQYLSKGKQVAIDGRLEQRTWTAQDGTRRSIIEIIADRVEFLSSSSGGQTSSSQGTYNNKAPSGTPATSSSQQYSQAVAAPIRQEQATPKKEEDYYDNTDFNDAPLDKYDPFDEDVPF; encoded by the coding sequence ATGGCTTGGGATATTAATAGAGTAGTCCTTGTTGGGCGTTTATCTAATGATGTAGAGTTACGCTATACACCAAGTGGTGCAGCAGTAGCTCGTTTTGGAATTGCAGTGGGTGGTCGTCCGTCTAAAGATGGGCAAGATTCAGTGTCATTCTTTACTATAGTTGTTTGGAATAAAGCTGCTGAAACAGCAAATCAATACCTTAGTAAAGGTAAACAAGTTGCTATTGATGGTAGATTAGAACAGCGTACATGGACAGCACAAGATGGAACTAGACGGTCTATTATTGAAATTATTGCGGATAGAGTAGAGTTTTTATCATCATCTAGTGGTGGACAAACTTCATCGTCTCAAGGTACTTATAATAATAAAGCACCTTCAGGTACACCAGCTACATCTTCTTCTCAACAGTATTCACAGGCTGTAGCTGCTCCTATAAGACAAGAGCAAGCTACACCAAAAAAAGAAGAAGATTACTATGATAATACAGATTTCAATGATGCCCCTCTTGATAAGTACGATCCCTTTGATGAAGATGTACCTTTCTAA
- a CDS encoding MCE family protein, giving the protein MSRTIRKQPNYMLIGVFMAIGLSSILISVIFADKLVNRLKGGYTIYLKFNNLDGLVVGSKVVVGSGKNIGQVESIELDGSILIVKILIEKKYQINQDAIFEIFSTSFVGGKYLAVENYTGLAPFIEKNTILQGITPISINSILGMFGDAMNSGTDEGLTVGISGIIGSVNNVLSKVDTIINENQTNINATLVNAASISKHLNSTMANIDRKLATVSDREFKVMLNDTQRSLSNLDLFLKDINSANAPLSILKDPNIAHSIRTIVTNLEETTKRVKAKPSLLLRS; this is encoded by the coding sequence ATGTCTCGTACAATTCGCAAACAGCCTAATTACATGCTTATAGGTGTTTTTATGGCTATAGGTTTATCTAGTATACTTATTAGTGTTATTTTTGCAGATAAACTTGTTAATCGATTGAAAGGTGGGTATACTATCTATTTGAAATTTAATAATTTAGATGGATTAGTTGTTGGATCAAAAGTTGTTGTTGGATCTGGGAAAAATATTGGACAAGTTGAATCAATAGAATTAGACGGTTCTATTTTAATTGTTAAAATATTAATTGAAAAAAAATATCAAATCAATCAAGATGCTATCTTTGAAATTTTTTCTACTAGTTTTGTTGGTGGAAAATACTTAGCTGTAGAAAATTATACAGGCTTAGCTCCATTTATAGAAAAAAACACTATTCTCCAAGGAATTACGCCAATATCTATAAATTCTATCCTTGGGATGTTTGGAGATGCTATGAATTCTGGTACAGATGAAGGATTAACTGTAGGTATTTCTGGAATTATAGGTTCTGTTAATAATGTACTTTCTAAAGTTGATACTATTATTAATGAAAATCAGACAAATATTAATGCAACATTAGTTAATGCTGCTTCTATATCGAAACATCTTAATTCTACTATGGCTAATATTGATAGAAAATTAGCCACAGTAAGTGATCGAGAATTTAAAGTAATGTTAAATGATACTCAACGTAGCTTAAGTAATTTAGATTTATTTCTTAAAGATATAAATTCTGCAAATGCCCCATTATCTATTCTTAAAGATCCAAATATAGCTCATAGTATCAGAACTATTGTGACTAACTTAGAAGAAACAACAAAACGAGTGAAAGCAAAACCGAGTTTATTATTACGTAGTTAA
- a CDS encoding ATP-binding cassette domain-containing protein: MKNNIIEIKDLKKKLRDKHILNGLSLNVEEGETFVIVGKSGTGKSVLLKHLTGLMYADSGSIIIKDKNMTYATEEEWYKTRLHIGMLFQNGAIFDSLTVGQNLIFALDHLTPHMADREKDERVEYCLDVVGLEGLQNIMPSELSGGMRKRAALARAIVAKPDILLFDEPTTGLDPIMTALVDELIVTVKQKLGTTSIVVTHDMASVKRIADKVVLLYKGQIIFTGTVNDLENTRDPYMVQFLQGLPHGPMTD; the protein is encoded by the coding sequence ATGAAAAATAATATTATTGAAATAAAAGATCTCAAAAAAAAATTAAGAGACAAACATATTCTTAACGGATTAAGTCTTAATGTTGAAGAAGGTGAAACTTTTGTTATTGTAGGAAAAAGTGGAACAGGAAAAAGTGTTTTATTAAAACATCTTACTGGATTAATGTATGCTGATTCTGGTTCTATTATTATCAAAGATAAAAATATGACTTATGCTACCGAAGAAGAGTGGTATAAAACTAGACTTCATATAGGAATGTTATTTCAAAATGGCGCTATTTTTGATTCACTAACAGTAGGACAAAATTTAATTTTTGCTTTAGATCATTTAACTCCTCATATGGCAGATAGAGAAAAAGATGAAAGAGTTGAGTATTGTTTAGATGTAGTTGGTTTAGAGGGTTTACAGAATATAATGCCTTCAGAATTGTCTGGTGGTATGCGTAAAAGAGCAGCTTTAGCAAGAGCAATAGTTGCAAAACCTGATATTCTACTATTTGACGAACCTACTACAGGCTTAGATCCTATTATGACAGCATTAGTTGACGAATTAATTGTTACTGTAAAGCAAAAACTTGGAACAACATCCATTGTAGTAACTCATGATATGGCTAGTGTAAAGCGTATTGCAGATAAAGTAGTTTTATTATATAAAGGTCAAATTATTTTTACAGGCACAGTGAATGATTTAGAAAATACAAGAGATCCTTATATGGTTCAATTTTTACAAGGGTTACCACATGGCCCTATGACTGATTAA
- a CDS encoding PatB family C-S lyase, producing MSINFNNFLHRKNTNCKRWDTLSSDMIAMGIADMDFSCPPEIVVALKKRLEHPCFGYTYPTDDLKELIVQHLQTQHAWTIQKEWIIFYPDATTSLYFIFTGIKNQLQKTSQNQVILQPPVFGSFFNDIKRANLQAISNPLLLQDILYSMNFKNLHTLFQNNKSIHSLILCNPHNPIGRVWLRDDLLTLGNLCVQNDCFIISDELHSDLILPKYKHTPIASISSEIEQKTITLISPGKGYNIAGLKISAAIIPNDELRSHINFVTNNMDPNIFGLIAYETALTHAPKNYTPILMNYIEHNFNYLDQFLKSNLPHITLIPPQATFLAWIDMRALNMTNTELEDFILNKAKIHVIFGHTFGEGGKGFIRLNIGAPLDQIKKALFQLKTALLTQ from the coding sequence ATGTCTATTAATTTTAATAATTTTTTACATCGTAAAAATACCAATTGCAAACGATGGGATACTTTATCTTCTGATATGATAGCTATGGGTATTGCTGATATGGATTTTTCATGTCCTCCTGAAATAGTAGTAGCTCTCAAAAAAAGATTAGAACATCCTTGTTTTGGGTATACTTATCCTACTGATGATCTTAAAGAATTAATAGTACAACACCTCCAAACACAACATGCTTGGACTATACAAAAAGAATGGATTATTTTTTATCCAGATGCAACAACATCTCTATATTTTATCTTTACTGGAATTAAAAATCAACTTCAAAAAACTTCTCAAAATCAAGTAATATTACAACCTCCTGTATTTGGATCATTTTTTAATGATATTAAAAGAGCAAATTTACAAGCAATATCAAATCCTCTATTGTTACAAGATATCTTATATTCTATGAATTTTAAGAATTTACACACTCTTTTTCAAAATAACAAATCTATCCACAGTTTAATTCTATGTAATCCACACAATCCTATAGGACGAGTATGGTTAAGAGACGATCTCCTAACTTTAGGTAACTTGTGTGTTCAAAATGATTGTTTTATCATTTCTGATGAGTTACATTCAGATCTTATATTACCAAAATACAAACATACTCCTATAGCTTCAATATCTTCAGAAATAGAACAAAAGACTATTACGCTTATCTCACCTGGTAAAGGGTACAATATTGCAGGATTAAAAATTTCAGCAGCTATCATACCAAATGATGAATTACGATCTCATATTAATTTTGTAACAAACAATATGGATCCTAATATTTTTGGTCTTATCGCTTATGAAACTGCTCTTACTCATGCTCCCAAAAATTACACACCTATTTTAATGAATTATATAGAACATAACTTCAATTATTTAGATCAATTTTTAAAATCTAATTTGCCCCATATTACATTAATACCCCCTCAGGCTACTTTTTTGGCATGGATTGATATGAGAGCTCTCAATATGACAAACACAGAATTAGAAGACTTTATACTTAACAAAGCAAAGATTCATGTGATTTTTGGACATACTTTTGGTGAAGGTGGTAAAGGATTTATCCGTCTTAATATAGGTGCTCCATTAGATCAAATTAAAAAAGCTCTTTTTCAACTAAAAACAGCTTTATTAACACAATAA
- a CDS encoding peptidoglycan DD-metalloendopeptidase family protein: MNNQKNIFIILYNKIITLLPFDSLSIPNSTPQFPIFKLKTKKINTYFIHVLVPFIILFGIIFFNTAVTLGSNKISLGDSILTDLIVEKESVQNITSKTIETQEDLQKISNKSPLSFAFYRILPGENLSSVAIKFGLSMATVLSLNSLDNAHSLRVGQKILLPTRSGIIFNTTNKESVSEIAERYGISAEEISLVNALSSTKIEEGTTLFLPNANLSFKAMAEILGFQFINPVPGYRRISSHFGWRRHPILKQRILHKGIDFAGSIGTPIYAPKEGRVISSGWNGSFGLTIVIRHNNGLTTLYAHQSKLFVKAGQWVTTGQRIGSIGNTGRSTGPHLHFEIRKYGQAKNPLYNGLQI; this comes from the coding sequence ATGAATAATCAAAAAAACATATTCATTATACTATATAATAAAATTATAACCCTACTGCCATTTGATTCTTTATCTATTCCCAATAGCACCCCGCAATTTCCAATTTTTAAATTAAAAACAAAAAAAATAAATACTTATTTTATACATGTTTTAGTACCTTTTATTATTTTATTTGGAATTATCTTCTTTAATACTGCTGTAACACTTGGTTCAAACAAAATATCTCTAGGTGATTCTATATTAACAGATTTAATTGTTGAAAAAGAAAGTGTCCAAAATATTACATCTAAAACTATCGAAACACAAGAAGATCTGCAAAAAATATCCAATAAATCACCGCTTTCTTTTGCTTTTTATCGTATTTTACCAGGGGAGAATCTTTCTTCTGTTGCTATCAAATTTGGATTATCTATGGCAACTGTACTCTCTTTGAATAGTTTAGATAATGCACATTCTTTGCGTGTTGGACAAAAAATACTATTACCTACTCGATCTGGAATTATTTTCAATACTACCAACAAAGAATCTGTCTCAGAAATTGCTGAGCGTTATGGTATTTCAGCAGAAGAAATATCTCTAGTTAATGCACTATCTAGTACAAAAATCGAAGAAGGTACTACTTTATTTTTACCAAATGCAAATCTTTCTTTCAAAGCGATGGCCGAGATTCTTGGCTTCCAGTTTATCAATCCTGTCCCTGGATATAGAAGAATTTCTTCTCATTTTGGTTGGAGAAGACACCCTATCCTCAAACAACGAATTCTCCACAAAGGTATTGATTTTGCAGGATCTATTGGTACCCCAATATACGCTCCAAAAGAAGGTCGTGTGATCTCATCTGGATGGAATGGTAGTTTTGGGCTCACCATTGTTATTCGTCATAACAATGGATTAACAACATTATACGCTCATCAATCTAAATTGTTTGTTAAAGCTGGGCAATGGGTTACTACAGGTCAACGAATTGGTTCTATAGGTAATACAGGTAGATCCACAGGTCCTCATTTACATTTTGAAATTCGTAAATATGGACAAGCTAAAAATCCTCTATATAATGGATTGCAAATATAA
- a CDS encoding HlyC/CorC family transporter, producing the protein MDISFILFILSIFLIGISAFLSASETAFFSLDELKIRTFKQQDVRVIRKLLKKATLLLATILIANTTTNILLITILETLFNTLGFDFNLIWLTIIVSGIVIFFGEILPKSFASAQVISIIPIILAPLEFISVSLSKIATPINNISIWLTNKFEHLLPEVESKDDRRRALYNIVSRGQFLKTEEKILIGRILSLAERKVTAVMTPRPRVFSMDAESTLMELRDELIIEQHSKIPVYKEQDSNVIGVIFFEDIAVKFRDRVELDHSILEYIRPIYFVPESKTLGSLLDDFREKNIHMAAVVDEYGEFLGIITLSDIMAELVGEVVDEDFDDQEIAQQLPNRFIVKGEVSLIDFNEKFITILASEEYETIAGFLIEHSGGLPPLYYTFENDQVIITVRERSSTRIESLSVRLKS; encoded by the coding sequence ATGGATATAAGTTTTATATTATTCATTCTTTCTATTTTTTTGATAGGAATATCTGCTTTTTTATCTGCTTCAGAAACCGCTTTTTTTTCTTTAGATGAATTAAAAATTAGAACATTTAAACAACAAGATGTTAGGGTGATTCGTAAATTGCTAAAAAAGGCTACTTTATTATTAGCAACAATCTTAATAGCTAATACAACTACTAATATTTTATTGATAACTATTCTTGAAACATTGTTTAACACTTTAGGTTTTGATTTTAATTTAATATGGTTAACTATTATTGTCTCAGGAATTGTTATTTTCTTTGGAGAAATTCTCCCAAAATCATTTGCTAGTGCACAAGTCATTAGTATTATTCCTATTATTTTAGCTCCTTTAGAATTTATTTCTGTATCTTTGTCAAAAATTGCAACACCTATTAATAATATTTCTATATGGCTTACTAATAAATTTGAACATTTATTACCAGAAGTTGAAAGTAAAGATGATAGGCGTAGAGCATTATATAATATAGTTTCTCGAGGTCAATTTCTTAAAACAGAAGAAAAAATATTAATTGGACGTATATTATCTCTTGCAGAGCGTAAAGTTACTGCAGTTATGACTCCAAGACCAAGAGTTTTTTCAATGGATGCAGAATCTACATTAATGGAATTAAGAGATGAATTAATAATAGAACAGCATAGTAAAATTCCTGTTTATAAAGAACAGGATAGTAATGTAATTGGAGTTATTTTCTTTGAAGATATAGCTGTTAAATTTCGAGATCGAGTGGAATTAGATCATTCTATTTTAGAATATATTAGACCTATTTATTTTGTACCAGAATCTAAAACCTTAGGATCTTTGTTAGACGATTTTAGAGAAAAAAATATTCATATGGCAGCTGTAGTAGATGAATATGGTGAATTTTTAGGTATAATTACACTTAGTGATATTATGGCTGAGTTAGTTGGAGAAGTAGTTGATGAAGACTTTGATGATCAAGAAATTGCACAACAATTACCAAATCGTTTTATTGTTAAGGGAGAGGTATCTCTTATTGATTTTAATGAAAAATTTATTACTATACTTGCTAGTGAAGAATATGAAACAATTGCAGGATTTTTAATTGAACATTCTGGTGGATTACCTCCATTATATTATACTTTTGAAAATGATCAAGTAATAATTACCGTAAGAGAAAGATCTTCGACAAGAATAGAAAGCCTTTCAGTGAGGTTGAAATCATAA
- the rpsR gene encoding 30S ribosomal protein S18 gives MNRGFRPGGGAGGKKKSFFAKKVCKFTTNQIDPATIDYKNIELLKRFIMPSGKIVPRRITGTSSKYQRVLAREIKKARIMAFLPFSAR, from the coding sequence ATGAACAGAGGTTTTCGTCCTGGTGGTGGAGCTGGTGGGAAGAAAAAATCATTCTTTGCTAAAAAAGTATGTAAATTTACAACTAACCAAATTGATCCTGCTACAATAGATTATAAAAATATTGAATTATTAAAAAGATTTATTATGCCTAGTGGTAAAATCGTACCTCGTCGTATTACAGGAACTAGTTCCAAGTATCAGCGTGTATTAGCTAGAGAAATTAAAAAAGCTCGTATTATGGCTTTCTTACCATTCTCAGCTCGTTAA
- the rplI gene encoding 50S ribosomal protein L9 produces the protein MKVILLENIPGLGRAGDMKTVRDGYGRNYLIPQKLAEMATLSREKYLERKKASLVKKAQLMFESAQELKQKLEEITLIIQKTSSVEGKIFGSVTSNDIVNLVAEHGFKIDKKRVVIQHVKTIGEHIFHVRLDENVTADMKITVEKMVQ, from the coding sequence GTGAAAGTTATTCTTTTAGAAAACATTCCTGGACTTGGACGTGCTGGAGATATGAAAACAGTGCGTGATGGTTATGGTAGAAATTATTTAATTCCTCAAAAACTTGCGGAAATGGCAACATTAAGTCGTGAAAAATATCTTGAAAGAAAGAAAGCTTCGTTGGTTAAAAAAGCTCAACTTATGTTTGAATCTGCTCAAGAATTAAAACAAAAATTAGAAGAAATTACTTTAATTATTCAAAAAACTTCAAGTGTTGAAGGTAAAATTTTTGGATCTGTTACTAGTAATGATATTGTAAATCTAGTTGCAGAACATGGATTCAAAATTGACAAAAAAAGAGTTGTGATTCAACATGTGAAAACAATTGGTGAACATATTTTTCATGTTCGTCTTGACGAAAATGTAACAGCAGATATGAAAATTACTGTTGAAAAAATGGTTCAATAA
- the dnaB gene encoding replicative DNA helicase yields the protein MNEKNILVSPHSAEAEQAILGAALSNQRALYTITESLNEADFYDPSHQAIFRAIIVLESNNRPVDIISVTDNLNKSNTIQTIGGQHTLIDLVDRFASVANIEYHIKLIKDYSLLRALINASRQIIDLAMKREEDVETILNTADSLMFNIINKRETSEYHRLSEYINRALELIRQREASGDALMGIPTGYPDIDNLTNGLSKGALIILAARAGMGKTAFALNIARKFLKEVPQDQDNRLGVLIFSLEMTGEEIAMRLLSAESKVPLEKINKAQMNENEATYLLNAARDLDPLNIIIDDTGNIPLNTLRARARSIMRKYPYQLMVIDHIQIVSASSGNSYNTNRTHELSKITGTLKALAKELGIPIIALSQLSRGVESRADKTPQLSDLRESGSIEQDADIVVMLYREDYYEKDKTNIAAQGIVELNFAKHRNGRTDMIPLKFFGETMRFEPLELQAQQAYKEYKDNKKSGMNSGFSSGQRTDYYNRNDRNDPPF from the coding sequence ATGAATGAAAAAAATATACTTGTTTCGCCTCATTCTGCTGAGGCAGAACAAGCTATTTTAGGAGCAGCACTCTCTAATCAACGAGCATTATACACAATCACAGAATCTCTTAATGAAGCGGATTTTTATGATCCTAGTCATCAAGCTATTTTTCGGGCAATTATTGTTTTGGAAAGTAATAATAGACCTGTAGATATAATCTCTGTTACTGATAACTTAAATAAATCAAATACTATTCAAACAATAGGCGGACAGCATACACTAATCGATCTTGTAGATCGATTTGCTTCTGTTGCTAATATTGAATACCATATTAAGCTTATCAAAGATTATTCACTGCTTAGAGCTCTCATAAATGCTTCTCGTCAAATTATAGATCTTGCTATGAAAAGAGAAGAGGATGTAGAAACAATTCTCAACACTGCCGATAGTTTGATGTTTAATATTATTAATAAAAGAGAGACATCGGAGTATCATAGACTTTCAGAATACATTAATCGGGCTCTTGAATTGATACGACAACGAGAAGCTTCTGGTGATGCTTTGATGGGTATTCCTACAGGATATCCAGATATTGACAATCTCACTAATGGATTATCAAAAGGTGCTCTTATTATTTTAGCAGCTCGTGCTGGTATGGGAAAAACAGCTTTTGCTTTAAATATTGCTCGTAAATTTTTAAAGGAAGTTCCTCAAGATCAAGATAATAGGTTAGGAGTATTAATTTTCTCTCTTGAAATGACAGGAGAAGAAATAGCAATGCGTCTTCTTTCTGCAGAATCAAAAGTGCCATTAGAAAAAATTAATAAAGCTCAAATGAATGAAAATGAGGCAACTTATTTACTTAATGCTGCAAGAGATTTAGACCCACTGAATATTATTATTGATGATACAGGTAATATTCCTTTAAATACTCTGAGAGCAAGAGCTCGTAGTATTATGAGAAAATATCCTTATCAATTAATGGTCATTGATCATATACAAATTGTCTCAGCTTCTAGCGGAAACTCTTATAATACGAATAGAACGCACGAACTTTCTAAAATTACTGGCACTTTAAAAGCATTAGCAAAAGAATTGGGTATTCCTATTATTGCTTTATCACAGCTTTCTAGAGGAGTTGAATCTCGTGCTGATAAAACACCACAACTTTCAGATTTAAGAGAATCTGGATCAATTGAACAAGATGCTGATATCGTAGTAATGCTTTATCGTGAAGATTACTATGAAAAAGATAAAACAAATATTGCAGCACAAGGTATCGTAGAATTAAATTTTGCTAAACATAGAAATGGACGGACGGATATGATTCCTTTAAAATTTTTTGGAGAAACAATGCGTTTTGAACCTTTAGAATTACAAGCACAGCAAGCATATAAAGAGTATAAAGATAATAAAAAATCAGGAATGAATTCGGGATTTTCTTCAGGACAAAGAACTGATTATTATAATAGGAATGATAGAAATGATCCACCTTTCTAA
- a CDS encoding DegT/DnrJ/EryC1/StrS family aminotransferase, with protein sequence MIPFIDLQAQYQAYKTDIDERISNVLKRNDFIMGKDVKELEEWMSSYTNTHAVAVSSGTDALMIPLYTMNLEEGDEIITTPFTFFATAEVISFLKLKPVFIDIDPDTCNMDISKIEQAITPQTKGIISVSLFGQTSDLDKINEIAKKHNIFHMEDAAQSFGTIYNGKKSGGVAEISTTSFFPAKPLGTFGDGGMMFFKDADFAAKCSSILNQGQVERYQHQYVGVNARFDTIKAAVLMAKLPYYDQELQRREEIALEYSQHFISSKAIPLKREKFTDRHVWAQYTLKIEQRDKVKSLLQERGVPTAIHYPKPLHLQSALAYLGLKKGSFPVAEDMSEKVLSLPMHPFMSNDTQNSIIGHVIDVLELV encoded by the coding sequence ATGATACCATTTATTGACCTACAAGCTCAATATCAAGCTTATAAAACAGACATTGATGAAAGAATTTCAAATGTATTAAAGCGTAATGATTTTATAATGGGCAAAGATGTAAAAGAACTAGAAGAATGGATGAGTAGTTACACAAATACTCACGCTGTTGCTGTATCTTCGGGTACAGATGCATTGATGATTCCCTTATATACAATGAATCTTGAAGAAGGTGATGAAATTATTACAACGCCTTTTACTTTTTTTGCAACAGCTGAAGTGATTTCTTTCTTAAAATTAAAACCTGTTTTTATAGATATTGATCCAGATACTTGTAATATGGATATTTCTAAAATAGAACAAGCTATTACGCCACAAACTAAGGGAATAATATCAGTTTCTTTATTTGGTCAAACTTCTGATCTCGATAAAATTAACGAAATCGCAAAAAAACATAATATTTTTCATATGGAAGATGCTGCACAAAGTTTTGGTACTATCTATAATGGAAAAAAATCTGGAGGGGTGGCTGAAATTAGCACTACTTCATTTTTTCCAGCAAAACCTTTAGGTACTTTTGGGGACGGTGGTATGATGTTTTTTAAAGATGCTGATTTTGCTGCAAAATGTTCTAGTATATTAAATCAAGGTCAAGTAGAGCGTTATCAACATCAATATGTAGGTGTTAATGCTCGTTTTGATACAATTAAAGCTGCTGTATTAATGGCAAAATTACCGTATTATGATCAAGAATTACAAAGACGAGAAGAAATAGCACTTGAATATTCACAACATTTTATTAGTTCTAAAGCAATACCATTAAAAAGAGAAAAATTTACAGATAGACATGTATGGGCTCAATACACTTTGAAAATTGAACAAAGAGATAAGGTAAAATCTTTATTACAAGAAAGAGGTGTTCCTACTGCTATTCATTATCCAAAACCTTTACATTTACAATCAGCTTTAGCATATTTAGGACTCAAAAAAGGTTCATTTCCTGTTGCAGAGGATATGTCTGAAAAAGTTTTGAGTTTACCAATGCATCCATTTATGTCTAATGATACTCAAAATAGTATTATTGGGCATGTGATTGATGTTTTAGAATTAGTTTGA